From a region of the Desulfomonile tiedjei genome:
- a CDS encoding lactate utilization protein codes for MDDHQMIWNELVAKEIIRNLEKRRMEGSYAPNVAQAVDEIVAMIPDGATVYRCGSMTTVGMGLWEKIRDLSGVQVIDPFLPGISPEEAFELRRKGMTADFMIASSNAITSDGQLVNLDATGNRVAAMCFGPRRVVLVVGMNKVAPDLDAAMARVKHYSAPVNTIRLGLKNPCKEKGFCVDCKSSQRICNMWSIIEGHMVKDRIHVKLVGENLGY; via the coding sequence ATGGACGACCATCAAATGATCTGGAATGAATTGGTGGCGAAGGAAATAATCCGAAATTTGGAGAAGCGCCGCATGGAAGGGAGCTACGCGCCTAATGTAGCTCAAGCCGTGGATGAAATCGTCGCCATGATACCAGACGGCGCCACGGTCTACCGCTGCGGTTCCATGACAACGGTTGGAATGGGCTTATGGGAGAAGATACGCGATCTGTCCGGCGTGCAGGTGATTGATCCTTTCCTTCCCGGGATTTCGCCTGAGGAGGCTTTTGAACTCCGACGCAAAGGCATGACCGCGGATTTCATGATCGCAAGTTCCAATGCCATCACGTCGGACGGGCAATTGGTGAACCTTGACGCTACGGGAAACCGGGTCGCGGCCATGTGCTTTGGGCCGAGAAGGGTTGTCCTGGTCGTGGGAATGAACAAGGTCGCTCCGGACTTGGACGCGGCCATGGCCAGGGTCAAGCACTATTCCGCCCCTGTTAACACGATCCGGTTGGGCCTCAAGAACCCCTGCAAAGAGAAAGGGTTTTGTGTTGACTGCAAGTCTTCTCAGCGAATCTGCAATATGTGGAGCATAATTGAAGGACACATGGTCAAAGACCGCATTCATGTTAAGTTGGTTGGCGAAAACCTCGGATACTAA
- a CDS encoding branched-chain amino acid ABC transporter permease, whose translation MAEKNFLRENWPYVLLLVLALILPFVITNRYAFQIVIMGCLFSICTLSLNLILGYTGQASLAHAAFFGIGSYGVAILTKSGLSFWLALPLSALLAALVGFLIGLPTLRTRGSYFAIATLCFGVIVSIVAGNWIDLTGGHNGIVGISLPNPLSIPWVGTIGFQTMTAQYYLVLGFLLFTLLIMHRLVYSLQGLSFMAIRNNEVLAESVGIDTFGGKILSFVVGNFFAGMAGGIYASLVGSISPSTASIELTFNWLVYLLLGGAATLAGPIVGAFAIPVLMENLQFLEGYRMVIFGVLLIAVIIYFPRGIMGAISDLRQRVRAS comes from the coding sequence ATGGCGGAGAAGAACTTCTTGCGTGAGAATTGGCCTTATGTCCTTCTACTCGTGTTGGCGCTGATTCTTCCCTTTGTTATTACTAACCGCTACGCCTTCCAGATCGTAATTATGGGCTGCCTTTTCTCCATCTGCACTCTGAGCTTGAACCTCATTCTGGGCTATACCGGCCAGGCCTCACTGGCGCACGCCGCGTTCTTCGGCATAGGATCTTACGGTGTGGCCATCCTGACGAAGAGCGGTCTCTCTTTCTGGCTGGCCCTTCCGCTGTCAGCTCTGCTGGCGGCTCTGGTCGGCTTTCTGATAGGGCTGCCCACTCTTCGTACACGGGGTTCGTACTTTGCCATTGCCACGCTTTGCTTCGGAGTCATCGTCTCCATTGTGGCCGGCAATTGGATCGACCTTACTGGCGGGCATAACGGCATCGTGGGTATCTCCCTGCCGAACCCGCTCTCGATTCCTTGGGTCGGGACAATCGGTTTTCAAACCATGACTGCCCAATACTATCTGGTTCTTGGTTTCCTGCTCTTTACGCTACTGATCATGCACCGGCTGGTTTATTCTCTCCAGGGACTTAGTTTCATGGCCATTCGGAACAATGAAGTCCTGGCCGAATCGGTGGGGATCGACACCTTCGGGGGCAAGATCCTGTCTTTTGTGGTGGGCAACTTTTTCGCCGGGATGGCCGGTGGTATCTATGCGAGCCTGGTGGGCAGCATCAGCCCAAGCACGGCTTCCATCGAGCTGACCTTTAATTGGCTCGTATACCTCCTTTTGGGGGGAGCGGCTACTTTGGCCGGACCCATTGTCGGCGCGTTCGCTATTCCGGTGCTCATGGAGAACCTGCAGTTTCTGGAAGGATACCGCATGGTTATTTTTGGGGTACTATTGATAGCGGTAATCATTTACTTTCCCCGCGGGATCATGGGCGCAATCAGCGATTTGCGGCAAAGAGTGCGGGCATCTTAG
- a CDS encoding ABC transporter substrate-binding protein — protein sequence MRHSKGFIGFVFFLAVALASAWLAAGASAQATKEVVIGFSGPLSGVAAEYGQDCANGVEMAIKEINAAGGITVGADKCMLKLVKLDDRIDPTEAVNNSRKLMDQHKAPAVFNPVFNTLAAMARVNQEKGQEFILMAYTSTPKAMEMGNKLLTAIPPPFTVYVKAFSDLAWKKGWRKVAMVVTLGAYGDEWRHAFKEYWQDKGGQISADKPANYYTETDFSSQLTAALATKPDALLIGGPSATTALVMEQARGLGYKGGFILIDQAKMDYIANILKGTKLMGETIGVAAVAQSPTAASADFDKKYVGEYKRMLTWEVALNYSAMHALARAMVAAGTVKDPVAIQAAFPKAFPLEGDKFPSTFSGITPGGRMQVPGSVQMIGAGGKYSPVRLVTWWLKSRGEFNDSLQQMQATGQLVGQVVWMYYKFEADL from the coding sequence ATGAGGCATTCGAAAGGATTCATCGGTTTTGTGTTTTTCCTGGCGGTAGCTCTGGCTTCGGCCTGGCTTGCCGCCGGCGCCTCGGCTCAGGCGACGAAAGAAGTTGTGATCGGGTTTTCCGGACCCCTCAGCGGTGTAGCTGCGGAATACGGCCAGGACTGCGCGAACGGCGTCGAAATGGCCATCAAGGAAATCAACGCGGCCGGAGGCATCACGGTCGGTGCGGACAAGTGCATGCTTAAACTTGTCAAGCTCGACGATCGAATCGATCCCACCGAGGCGGTCAACAACTCACGCAAGTTGATGGATCAGCACAAGGCGCCGGCGGTCTTCAACCCTGTCTTCAACACCCTTGCAGCGATGGCCAGAGTCAACCAGGAGAAGGGGCAGGAATTCATTCTCATGGCTTACACCAGCACGCCCAAAGCCATGGAAATGGGCAACAAACTGCTGACGGCCATTCCCCCGCCGTTCACAGTCTACGTGAAGGCCTTTTCCGATCTCGCTTGGAAAAAGGGATGGCGCAAGGTCGCAATGGTGGTGACCCTGGGGGCGTACGGGGACGAATGGAGGCATGCTTTCAAAGAATACTGGCAGGACAAGGGCGGCCAGATCTCCGCGGACAAGCCGGCCAACTATTACACTGAGACGGACTTTTCCTCCCAGTTGACCGCGGCCCTGGCGACCAAGCCCGATGCTTTGCTCATCGGCGGGCCCTCCGCCACCACGGCGCTGGTCATGGAGCAGGCCCGGGGCCTGGGGTACAAAGGAGGATTTATCCTGATCGACCAGGCCAAAATGGATTACATTGCCAATATTCTAAAGGGCACCAAACTGATGGGCGAGACCATTGGAGTGGCCGCGGTGGCCCAGTCTCCCACGGCAGCGTCAGCCGATTTCGACAAGAAATACGTTGGCGAGTACAAGCGAATGCTAACCTGGGAAGTAGCCCTCAACTACAGTGCTATGCACGCCCTGGCCCGGGCTATGGTCGCGGCCGGAACAGTGAAGGATCCCGTTGCAATCCAAGCCGCGTTTCCCAAAGCGTTTCCCCTCGAAGGGGACAAGTTCCCCTCGACCTTCTCGGGGATTACACCTGGAGGTCGTATGCAGGTTCCCGGGTCCGTGCAGATGATTGGCGCGGGAGGGAAATACAGCCCGGTCCGATTGGTCACGTGGTGGCTGAAGTCGCGCGGGGAGTTCAATGACAGCTTACAGCAAATGCAAGCCACCGGGCAGCTAGTAGGACAGGTCGTATGGATGTATTACAAATTCGAAGCAGACCTGTAA
- a CDS encoding ABC transporter ATP-binding protein, with product MLKLTNVSTFIGGFEAVRDISLEIPQGACFTLLGSNGAGKTTLFRTIAGVLKPSHGTIEFNGRRIDSMPANKIVGLGLSLCPEGRQLFPQLSVYKNLTLGAYARRKDRKGVQQSLEQVYALFPLLETRKNQLAGTFSGGQQQMLAIARALMSKPDMLLLDEPSMGLAPLVVRQIIGEVIKAIHEAGTTIFLSEQNANMALMVTQRGYVLESGRIVLEGPSSELMNDDKVKKAYIGT from the coding sequence TTGCTTAAACTTACCAATGTCTCCACATTTATTGGTGGATTTGAGGCTGTTCGGGATATCTCCTTGGAGATCCCGCAGGGGGCGTGTTTCACCCTGCTGGGAAGTAACGGCGCCGGCAAAACCACGCTTTTCAGGACCATAGCGGGCGTGTTGAAGCCGTCTCACGGGACCATAGAGTTCAATGGCCGGCGTATCGACTCGATGCCGGCGAACAAAATCGTGGGTCTGGGCCTATCTTTGTGTCCGGAAGGACGGCAGCTTTTCCCGCAACTTTCGGTGTATAAGAACCTGACTCTCGGAGCGTACGCGCGTCGCAAGGATCGAAAAGGCGTGCAGCAATCTCTCGAACAGGTTTACGCTCTGTTTCCTCTCCTGGAGACGCGGAAAAATCAACTGGCCGGCACGTTCAGTGGCGGGCAACAGCAGATGTTGGCTATTGCGCGCGCACTTATGTCCAAACCGGACATGCTGCTGCTCGATGAGCCCTCGATGGGATTGGCGCCCCTTGTGGTCCGGCAGATCATAGGGGAAGTTATTAAAGCCATCCATGAAGCGGGAACCACGATATTCTTGTCCGAGCAAAACGCCAACATGGCCTTGATGGTCACCCAGCGAGGCTACGTGCTGGAAAGTGGAAGAATCGTGCTGGAAGGGCCGAGTTCCGAGTTGATGAACGACGACAAGGTGAAGAAGGCGTACATCGGAACGTGA
- a CDS encoding ABC transporter ATP-binding protein: protein MLQVENLTKHFAGLAAVEGVSLHVREGEILAIVGPNGAGKSVLFGLISGLIKPTSGQIHLQDHAITGLKPHRIARKGIARTFQTTALFDQLRVVDNLAIGYRLRTKSGFWSTLFHSRGWSVDKAETTARVMETLGFIGLEQKAFQLVSTLSQAEQKRLSIGVAMISQPKVILLDEPTGGLVLEDTEEITNLIRKIHQVAGITVCLVEHKMRMVMGLAHRIVVLNFGRVIAEGSPEEIGNNSEVIEAYLGEKYVA, encoded by the coding sequence CTGTTGCAGGTTGAGAATCTCACCAAGCATTTTGCCGGCCTCGCGGCTGTGGAGGGCGTGTCTCTGCATGTTCGCGAGGGAGAAATACTGGCCATTGTTGGACCCAACGGGGCAGGGAAGTCCGTTCTTTTCGGGCTGATCAGCGGCCTGATCAAGCCCACGTCAGGCCAAATACATCTTCAGGATCATGCGATTACCGGCTTGAAGCCGCATCGCATAGCCCGTAAAGGGATCGCCCGCACCTTTCAGACCACCGCCCTGTTCGACCAACTGCGGGTCGTGGACAATCTCGCAATCGGCTACCGGCTGCGGACCAAGAGCGGCTTCTGGTCCACTCTCTTTCACAGCCGTGGGTGGAGTGTGGACAAGGCCGAGACCACGGCTCGGGTCATGGAAACCCTGGGCTTCATCGGGTTGGAGCAAAAGGCGTTTCAGTTGGTCTCCACCCTTTCCCAGGCGGAGCAGAAGCGCCTGTCCATCGGGGTGGCCATGATCAGTCAACCCAAGGTGATCCTGCTGGACGAGCCCACCGGTGGTTTAGTCCTGGAGGATACCGAGGAAATCACCAACCTGATCCGGAAGATCCATCAGGTGGCCGGCATCACGGTCTGTCTCGTGGAACACAAGATGCGCATGGTGATGGGTTTGGCACATCGGATCGTAGTTTTGAATTTCGGCAGGGTGATCGCAGAAGGATCGCCTGAGGAAATTGGCAATAATTCTGAAGTGATCGAGGCATACCTGGGAGAAAAGTACGTTGCTTAA
- a CDS encoding branched-chain amino acid ABC transporter permease has product MELFLQQVFNGIMLGSTYAIVALGLTLVFGILNIPNFAHGHLYMLGAYVSFFLMTLHGFGFWSALVASMVILALVGMLVERVVFRPLQDKPHINSFISAIGALMILETGVISLWGPQGRRIPNPYPGIVEVLGITMTYQRLLVIVAAIVLIVLLQVFIKKTTPGTTIEAVAQNREGAMLVGINVNLVSSLTFAISTATAAAAACLVAPIFMISPTMGALLGMKAFIIVILGGLGSIPGAILGGYILGLLEAIGGGYLSAAYKDVYAFGALILILAIRPTGLFGRGEVH; this is encoded by the coding sequence ATGGAACTTTTTCTGCAACAGGTATTCAATGGTATCATGCTGGGCAGCACCTATGCGATAGTGGCCTTAGGACTGACCCTGGTTTTCGGCATCCTTAATATCCCCAATTTTGCCCACGGCCATCTTTATATGCTGGGAGCGTACGTCAGTTTCTTCCTGATGACCCTCCACGGATTCGGGTTTTGGTCTGCCCTGGTAGCTTCTATGGTTATCCTGGCCCTCGTAGGCATGCTGGTGGAAAGGGTCGTCTTTCGGCCCTTACAGGACAAGCCTCACATTAACTCTTTTATCTCTGCGATCGGAGCGTTGATGATCCTGGAGACCGGGGTAATCTCTCTTTGGGGACCTCAGGGGCGGCGAATCCCTAATCCTTACCCCGGAATCGTGGAGGTGTTAGGCATCACCATGACCTACCAGCGCCTGCTGGTCATCGTGGCCGCGATCGTTCTCATTGTCCTGCTCCAGGTCTTTATCAAAAAAACCACTCCGGGGACGACCATTGAAGCGGTGGCCCAGAACCGTGAAGGGGCTATGCTGGTGGGGATCAACGTCAACCTGGTCTCCTCGCTGACCTTTGCCATTTCCACCGCCACGGCTGCTGCGGCAGCCTGTTTGGTGGCCCCCATCTTTATGATTTCCCCTACAATGGGCGCTCTTCTGGGGATGAAGGCCTTCATCATAGTTATCCTGGGCGGGCTTGGCAGCATTCCGGGCGCGATCTTGGGCGGCTATATTCTGGGGCTCCTCGAAGCCATCGGCGGCGGCTATCTGTCGGCTGCGTATAAGGATGTTTATGCTTTCGGCGCGCTGATCCTGATCCTGGCCATCAGGCCCACCGGTCTGTTCGGCAGGGGGGAGGTGCACTGA